Proteins co-encoded in one Equus przewalskii isolate Varuska chromosome 27, EquPr2, whole genome shotgun sequence genomic window:
- the KCNJ15 gene encoding ATP-sensitive inward rectifier potassium channel 15 isoform X1, with translation MVARWVKGSEDVPPALKKTPSDLLSGPKSLTMDAMHINMSSAPLVKHTAGAGLKTNRPRVMSKSGHSNVRIDKVDGIYLLYLQDLWTTVIDMKWRYKLTLFAATFVMTWFLFGVIYYAIAFIHGDLEPSERISNHTPCIMKVDSLTGAFLFSLESQTTIGYGVRSITEECPHAIFLLVAQLVITTLIEIFITGTFLAKIARPKKRAETIKFSHCAVITKQNGKLCLVIQVANMRKSLLIQCQLSGKLLQTHVTKEGERILLNQATVKFHVDSSSESPFLILPMTFYHVLDETSPLRDLTPQNLKEKEFELVVLLNATVESTSAVCQSRTSYIPEEIYWGFEFVPVVSLSKTGKYVADFSQFEQIRKSPDCTFYCADAEKQKLEEKYRQEDQRERELRTLLLQQSNV, from the coding sequence GTGGTCCCAAGAGCCTGACGATGGACGCCATGCACATCAACATGTCCAGTGCTCCTCTGGTGAAGCACACTGCTGGAGCTGGACTCAAGACCAACAGGCCCCGAGTCATGTCCAAGAGTGGACACAGCAACGTGAGAATCGACAAGGTGGATGGCATCTACTTACTCTACCTTCAAGACTTGTGGACGACCGTGATCGACATGAAGTGGAGGTACAAGCTCACCCTCTTTGCAGCCACCTTTGTGATGACCTGGTTCCTGTTCGGAGTAATCTATTACGCCATTGCATTTATTCACGGGGACTTAGAGCCCAGTGAGCGTATTTCAAATCACACCCCCTGCATCATGAAAGTGGACTCTCTCACAGGGgcatttctcttttccctggaATCCCAGACAACCATTGGCTATGGAGTTCGCTCCATCACGGAGGAATGTCCTCATGCCATTTTCCTGTTGGTCGCTCAGTTGGTCATCACGACCTTGATTGAGATCTTCATCACGGGCACCTTCCTGGCAAAAATCGCCAGACCCAAAAAGCGGGCAGAGACCATCAAGTTCAGCCACTGTGCTGTCATCACCAAGCAGAACGGGAAGCTGTGCTTGGTGATCCAGGTGGCCAACATGAGGAAGAGTCTCCTGATTCAGTGCCAGCTCTCCGGGAAGCTCCTCCAGACCCACGTCACCAAGGAGGGGGAGAGGATCCTCCTGAACCAAGCCACCGTCAAATTCCACGTGGACTCTTCTTCGGAGAGCCCCTTCCTCATTTTGCCCATGACCTTCTACCATGTGCTGGACGAGACGAGCCCCCTGAGAGATCTCACACCGCAGAACCTGAAGGAGAAGGAGTTCGAACTGGTGGTCCTCCTGAACGCCACTGTGGAATCCACCAGCGCCGTCTGCCAGAGCCGCACATCATACATCCCAGAAGAGATCTACTGGGGTTTTGAGTTTGTGCCTGTGGTTTCTCTCTCCAAAACGGGAAAGTATGTGGCTGACTTTAGTCAGTTCGAACAGATCCGGAAGAGCCCGGACTGCACCTTTTATTGCGCAGATGCTGAGAAGCAGAAACTTGAGGAGAAGTACAGGCAGGAggaccagagggaaagagaactGAGGACCCTTTTGTT
- the KCNJ15 gene encoding ATP-sensitive inward rectifier potassium channel 15 isoform X2 yields MDAMHINMSSAPLVKHTAGAGLKTNRPRVMSKSGHSNVRIDKVDGIYLLYLQDLWTTVIDMKWRYKLTLFAATFVMTWFLFGVIYYAIAFIHGDLEPSERISNHTPCIMKVDSLTGAFLFSLESQTTIGYGVRSITEECPHAIFLLVAQLVITTLIEIFITGTFLAKIARPKKRAETIKFSHCAVITKQNGKLCLVIQVANMRKSLLIQCQLSGKLLQTHVTKEGERILLNQATVKFHVDSSSESPFLILPMTFYHVLDETSPLRDLTPQNLKEKEFELVVLLNATVESTSAVCQSRTSYIPEEIYWGFEFVPVVSLSKTGKYVADFSQFEQIRKSPDCTFYCADAEKQKLEEKYRQEDQRERELRTLLLQQSNV; encoded by the coding sequence ATGGACGCCATGCACATCAACATGTCCAGTGCTCCTCTGGTGAAGCACACTGCTGGAGCTGGACTCAAGACCAACAGGCCCCGAGTCATGTCCAAGAGTGGACACAGCAACGTGAGAATCGACAAGGTGGATGGCATCTACTTACTCTACCTTCAAGACTTGTGGACGACCGTGATCGACATGAAGTGGAGGTACAAGCTCACCCTCTTTGCAGCCACCTTTGTGATGACCTGGTTCCTGTTCGGAGTAATCTATTACGCCATTGCATTTATTCACGGGGACTTAGAGCCCAGTGAGCGTATTTCAAATCACACCCCCTGCATCATGAAAGTGGACTCTCTCACAGGGgcatttctcttttccctggaATCCCAGACAACCATTGGCTATGGAGTTCGCTCCATCACGGAGGAATGTCCTCATGCCATTTTCCTGTTGGTCGCTCAGTTGGTCATCACGACCTTGATTGAGATCTTCATCACGGGCACCTTCCTGGCAAAAATCGCCAGACCCAAAAAGCGGGCAGAGACCATCAAGTTCAGCCACTGTGCTGTCATCACCAAGCAGAACGGGAAGCTGTGCTTGGTGATCCAGGTGGCCAACATGAGGAAGAGTCTCCTGATTCAGTGCCAGCTCTCCGGGAAGCTCCTCCAGACCCACGTCACCAAGGAGGGGGAGAGGATCCTCCTGAACCAAGCCACCGTCAAATTCCACGTGGACTCTTCTTCGGAGAGCCCCTTCCTCATTTTGCCCATGACCTTCTACCATGTGCTGGACGAGACGAGCCCCCTGAGAGATCTCACACCGCAGAACCTGAAGGAGAAGGAGTTCGAACTGGTGGTCCTCCTGAACGCCACTGTGGAATCCACCAGCGCCGTCTGCCAGAGCCGCACATCATACATCCCAGAAGAGATCTACTGGGGTTTTGAGTTTGTGCCTGTGGTTTCTCTCTCCAAAACGGGAAAGTATGTGGCTGACTTTAGTCAGTTCGAACAGATCCGGAAGAGCCCGGACTGCACCTTTTATTGCGCAGATGCTGAGAAGCAGAAACTTGAGGAGAAGTACAGGCAGGAggaccagagggaaagagaactGAGGACCCTTTTGTT